The Thermothelomyces thermophilus ATCC 42464 chromosome 7, complete sequence genome window below encodes:
- a CDS encoding uncharacterized protein (Contains conserved domain pfam11699: Mif2 Mif2 is a yeast DNA-binding kinetochore protein which is orthologous to mammalian CENP-C.), translating to MAPRPSLARRTLAPQGEHIYELGVVGRKTGVTVPDSGVRDEHGMEPIENLFSSPGKSDNEDQQEEGSDGHGSGEEAMDITTTSGIGPAAMINGHGNRLPVPLSRVRSPAKTLLNSPAQRNRFLARNSSSPARGAAVRTDDFRFSSQPTGDQASTKRRLDFQSVANGGPHSLSRPQAHGHRPQPLQHDEEEGEGEQSDHGREDDEVNNFVEESMAMLNDGDDYDNPPEPDPAQNEAEEEEEDGSAAEDETEDPPAPAPKKRQGRPPKQKQTAAARAAKPRKKTAQPVAEEEDGEDQQDDEEHPEGEEEEEEEEEEEQEPTPKPQKPTPGRRGRPPKAGKPSAPPAQAPPRGAKKRRSLDQEGAAEEPSSEPKPKRPRASAAPNAEKPAPKKAAAPARKTPEPPAAAAPKPRGRRRRSSVEPGDVSQVAVARRPPLPKSRGLLISRREVPGDPNSSMHRTRSGRTSFKPLAWWRNERVEFDKDEAEDAFVGRKHKGKFVLPSVKEVYRVDEPEPEMRARSRRGGKKAPGRGGRRRSSGGGGGDFDDEDYGPAEPWELDPGTVTGEVVVWQPEYEYQPPAPNDLVSVMDKQLAISSAAIKTTEVVGGEFRYAKVFSEGFIGAGVVDLPPGAVKRLKNSRKVFMIFFMHVGRVRVTVQETSFRISKGGMFIVPRYNEYTIENDYDQPARIFFAQGQEVAVSPPPEQEAAEEDQDADEEVEVSEGEEVGSGEE from the exons ATGGCGCCCCGACCGTCCCTGGCGCGTCGCACCCTCGCGCCACAGGGTGAACATATCTACGAGCTCGGGGTAGTGGGGAG GAAAACCGGCGTGACTGTCCCAGACTCAGGTGTCCGCGACGAACATGGAATGGAACCGATCGAGAACCTCTTCTCGTCACCCGGCAAGTCCGACAACGAGGATCAGCAGGAGGAAGGGTCAGACGGGCATGGGAGCGGCGAGGAGGCAATGGACATCACTACAA CATCTGGAATCGGTCCGGCGGCGATGATCAACGGTCATGGGAATAGGTTGCCCGTGCCGCTCTCGCGCGTCCGCTCGCCAGCAAAGACGCTGCTCAACTCCCCCGCCCAGCGCAACCGCTTCCTTGCACGCAACTCGTCGTCGCCCGCCCGCGGTGCCGCCGTTAGAACCGACGACTTCAGGTTTAGTAGCCAGCCCACGGGCGACCAAGCCTCAACCAAGCGCCGGCTCGACTTTCAGAGCGTCGCAAACGGAGGCCCGCACTCACTGTCGCGGCCGCAAGCTCATGGCCATCGCCCGCAGCCCCTGCAGCATgacgaggaggaaggagaagggGAACAAAGCGATCATGGCAGGGAAGATGACGAAGTTAATAACTTTGTAGAGGAATCTATGGCCATGCTgaacgacggcgacgactaTGACAACCCCCCGGAACCAGATCCAGCGCAGAATGAggcagaagaggaggaagaagacggTTCAGCAGCGGAGGACGAGACTGAGGATCCCCCTGCTCCCGCCCCGAAAAAGAGACAGGGCCGACCACCGAAACAGAAGCAAACCGCAGCAGCGAGGGCTGCAAAACCCCGGAAGAAGACTGCACAACCTGTTGCGGAAGAGGAGGACGGGGAGGACCAACAAGACGACGAGGAACACCCAGagggggaggaagaggaggaagaggaggaggaggaggagcaggaacCAACACCGAAGCCGCAGAAGCCGACGCCAGGGAGGCGCGGCAGGCCCCCAAAGGCCGGCAAACCTTCAGCTCCCCCCGCGCAGGCTCCTCCCCGTGGTGCCAAGAAGCGCCGCTCGCTGGATCAAGAAGGGGCGGCAGAGGAACCGTCGTCCGAGCCCAAGCCAAAGCGTCCGCGCGCGTCTGCGGCGCCCAATGCCGAGAAGCCGGCCCCTAAGAAGGCAGCCGCTCCGGCCAGGAAGACCCCCGAGCccccggcggccgccgcgccgAAGCCCAGAGGCCGCAGGCGCAGATCATCCGTCGAGCCGGGCGACGTCTCCCAGGTTGCCGTCGCCCGCCGCCCACCTCTCCCCAAGTCCCGCGGCCTGCTCATCAGCCGCCGCGAAGTCCCCGGCGACCCCAACTCGTCCATGCACCGGACGCGGTCCGGACGCACCTCGTTCAAGCCGCTCGCGTGGTGGCGCAATGAGCGCGTCGAGTTCGACAAGGATGAGGCCGAGGACGCCTTCGTCGGGCGCAAGCACAAGGGCAAGTTTGTGTTGCCCAGCGTCAAGGAGGTGTACAGGGTGGacgagccggagccggagatGCGGGCTAGATCTCGCCGGGGTGGCAAGAAGGCGCCCGGAAGGGGAGGCAGGAGGCGGagtagcggcggcggcggcggcgatttCGATGACGAAGATTACGGACCCGCCGAACCGTGGGAGCTAGACCCGGGGACGGTCACGGGTGAGGTGGTTGTCTGGCAGCCGGAGTACGAATACCAGCCGCCGGCGCCCAACGACCTCGTCAGCGTCATGGACAAGCAGCTCGCCATCAGCTCCGCGGCGATCAAGACGACCGAGGTGGTGGGCGGCGAGTTCCGGTACGCAAAGGTGTTTAGTGAGGGGTTCATCGGCGCCGGCGTGGTCGACCTGCCGCCGGGAGCCGTCAAGCGGCTCAAGAATTCCCGCAAGGTCTTCATGATCTTCTTCATGCACGTTGGGCGGGTGCGGGTAACCGTTCAGGAGACGAGTTTCCGCATCAGCAAGGGCGGGATGTTCATCGTGCCCAGAT ACAACGAATACACAATAGAGAATGACTACGACCAGCCGGCCCGCATCTTCTTCGCCCAGGGGCAGGAAGTAGCGGTAAGTCCGCCGCCGGAGCAAGAAGCGGCCGAGGAAGACCAGGATGCGGATGAGGAGGTCGAGGTGAGCGAAGGGGAGGAGGTGGGCAGTGGGGAGGAATAG